A genomic segment from Parolsenella catena encodes:
- a CDS encoding type I restriction endonuclease, giving the protein MKSSDSKFENSKFTEGELEQAIIKLFQQQDANGVRWSYANGELLHRRFDEPLMEDRLKSSLRRRYANIDLTEGELQTLVGELKRVPSTPLYDGCRRVFWLINEGYTLSREDTNKSAVHIEYIDFDDIANNDFLIVNQYTVEDVRTRRPDLLCFVNGIPLAILEFKTAIEEDKTIHDAWKQIAIRYARDIPSLLKYCCIAAVSDGANSKIGTVFTPYSYFSPGTRPMTSTRCRTASIPFTPWSRARSRPPASWQSFATSSSSQTTARTPLR; this is encoded by the coding sequence ATGAAATCGTCGGACAGCAAATTCGAAAACAGCAAATTCACTGAAGGTGAGCTTGAGCAGGCAATCATCAAGCTGTTCCAGCAGCAGGACGCCAATGGCGTGCGTTGGAGCTATGCTAACGGCGAGTTGCTGCACCGTCGCTTCGATGAGCCACTCATGGAGGACCGGTTGAAGTCGAGCCTTCGACGCCGCTATGCCAATATCGACCTGACCGAGGGCGAGCTCCAGACGCTCGTGGGCGAGCTCAAGCGTGTCCCCTCGACCCCGCTCTACGACGGGTGCCGACGAGTGTTCTGGCTCATCAACGAGGGGTACACACTTTCTCGAGAGGACACAAACAAGTCTGCCGTTCATATCGAGTACATCGACTTCGACGACATCGCCAACAACGACTTCCTCATCGTGAACCAATACACGGTCGAGGACGTGCGCACCCGCCGCCCCGACCTTTTGTGCTTCGTGAACGGCATACCGCTCGCCATCCTCGAATTCAAGACCGCCATAGAGGAGGATAAGACCATCCACGACGCGTGGAAGCAAATCGCCATTCGCTACGCGCGTGACATCCCAAGTCTGCTCAAGTACTGCTGCATCGCCGCGGTCAGCGACGGCGCCAACAGCAAGATTGGCACCGTGTTCACTCCGTACTCGTATTTTTCGCCTGGAACAAGGCCAATGACCTCGACAAGGTGTCGAACGGCATCAATTCCCTTTACACCATGGTCGAGGGCGCGTTCGCGCCCGCCCGCTTCCTGGCAATCGTTCGCGACTTCGTCTTCTTCCCAGACGACAGCAAGAACTCCACTGAGATAG
- a CDS encoding restriction endonuclease subunit S, protein MGLNKVKLGELIARSDKRNVENRYSVGSVRGLSVEKVFIPTKADMRGVSLKPYKLVEPDWFAYVTITSRNSDKLTIAHNTSGSSYIVSSSYEVFYVQDSSRLDSAYLFMLFNRAEFDRYARFNSWGSAREAFSWKDLCDTEIELPPIEIQRKYVAVYEAMLANQRAYEKGLDDLKLACDAFIERLMSELPHEAIAPYISRKADRNRDREQELDRVLGLSTKKEFRVPQSRVNKKELGNYKVVEPGDIAYVPTTDTWKVLAFAVNNQNTAIVVSPIYEVFSVDKMKLLPEYLGAFLRRSEFDRYARFSSWGSARENFTFEEMRDIRIPIPEIGIQEVVVNLSNAVRERRMICTWLKNQLKLICPILVRGAMQEAMN, encoded by the coding sequence ATGGGATTGAATAAAGTAAAACTTGGGGAGCTTATTGCTCGCTCTGATAAAAGAAACGTCGAGAACAGATATAGCGTTGGCTCTGTCCGTGGCCTTTCTGTTGAAAAGGTATTTATTCCGACGAAGGCGGACATGAGAGGTGTCTCGCTGAAACCCTACAAATTGGTTGAGCCCGATTGGTTCGCATACGTAACGATTACCTCGCGTAATAGCGACAAGCTTACGATTGCTCACAATACGTCGGGAAGCAGCTATATTGTCTCCTCTTCTTATGAGGTGTTCTACGTCCAGGATTCCAGTCGTTTGGATTCAGCCTACCTATTCATGTTGTTCAATCGTGCCGAATTCGATAGATATGCTCGTTTTAATTCTTGGGGGAGTGCGCGCGAGGCATTTTCATGGAAGGATCTTTGCGACACCGAAATCGAATTGCCGCCAATCGAGATTCAGCGAAAATACGTTGCCGTCTATGAGGCGATGCTGGCCAACCAGCGGGCTTACGAGAAGGGACTCGACGACCTAAAGCTGGCGTGTGATGCGTTTATCGAAAGGCTAATGAGCGAGCTTCCTCATGAAGCTATCGCTCCTTATATAAGCCGCAAAGCAGACAGGAATAGGGACCGAGAGCAAGAGCTTGATAGGGTTCTGGGGCTTAGTACTAAAAAAGAATTCAGGGTTCCTCAGAGTCGTGTCAACAAGAAAGAACTTGGGAATTATAAGGTGGTCGAACCTGGGGATATAGCTTATGTTCCAACGACGGACACTTGGAAGGTTCTGGCTTTTGCAGTAAACAACCAAAATACCGCCATTGTCGTCTCTCCGATATACGAGGTCTTTTCAGTCGACAAGATGAAGCTACTCCCCGAATATCTAGGGGCTTTCTTGCGCAGGAGCGAATTCGATCGGTATGCGCGTTTCTCGTCATGGGGGAGTGCCCGAGAAAATTTTACTTTTGAGGAGATGAGAGACATCCGAATTCCAATACCAGAAATTGGGATTCAAGAGGTTGTGGTCAATCTGTCAAATGCAGTCCGTGAAAGAAGGATGATTTGTACTTGGCTCAAAAACCAGCTCAAATTAATCTGTCCAATTCTCGTTAGAGGTGCAATGCAGGAGGCTATGAACTAG
- a CDS encoding AbiJ-NTD4 domain-containing protein, producing the protein MKRRLFSQRYDALDRISETDLGDGLTDNVTLEVKRRLADVMLDFCEPLRVKSSRYDNTTYETDALSLAIEDLNDTIGYNLFSLGYMTYSYDEAAVLTNVFTPHLFDIIELQYDELSDDVENGKEGFRKEINRVFQEHDCPWLFTDGRLVKVDAKQFELDLKLKAIERMQELRDANPLYQGAYDELRKAVDFLGRGDYAEAVINAGKSYESVLKVICGPGAETESANGLIKRLLESDKLSLPESLKPEAFQNSVLLSFPIIRNKVAAHGSGATECEISAPMANLAVNLACALDTYLIQEATDIE; encoded by the coding sequence GTGAAGAGGCGTCTCTTTTCTCAACGTTACGATGCCTTGGACCGCATCAGTGAAACTGACCTTGGCGATGGACTTACCGATAATGTAACGCTCGAAGTCAAAAGGCGCCTTGCTGATGTGATGCTTGACTTTTGCGAACCTCTCCGTGTCAAGTCAAGTCGATATGACAATACCACTTACGAGACCGATGCGCTGTCCCTTGCAATCGAAGACTTGAATGACACTATTGGCTATAACTTATTCAGCCTCGGTTATATGACATATAGTTATGACGAAGCAGCTGTCCTAACAAACGTTTTTACACCCCACCTCTTCGATATCATTGAGCTTCAATACGATGAGCTTTCCGATGACGTAGAAAACGGAAAAGAAGGATTCCGCAAGGAAATCAATCGTGTTTTCCAGGAGCATGATTGCCCTTGGTTATTTACTGATGGACGTCTGGTCAAGGTCGATGCCAAGCAATTCGAACTGGACTTGAAACTCAAGGCAATCGAAAGAATGCAGGAGCTTAGAGACGCGAATCCCCTCTACCAGGGGGCCTACGACGAGCTGAGGAAGGCCGTCGACTTCCTGGGACGAGGAGACTATGCTGAAGCTGTGATTAATGCTGGGAAAAGCTACGAGAGCGTCCTCAAGGTTATCTGCGGACCAGGAGCTGAGACGGAGTCGGCCAACGGCCTTATAAAACGGCTGCTTGAGTCCGACAAGTTATCCCTTCCAGAGAGCCTCAAGCCCGAGGCTTTTCAGAATAGCGTTCTTCTGTCTTTCCCTATCATTCGTAACAAGGTGGCGGCACACGGTTCCGGTGCGACTGAATGCGAGATCAGCGCCCCGATGGCCAACCTTGCCGTCAACCTGGCGTGCGCTCTCGATACCTATCTCATCCAAGAAGCGACTGACATAGAGTAG
- a CDS encoding DUF47 domain-containing protein — MARKADSFYFDNFNACAENNCRAARLLEQVMREYDPDGLQARIDEMHELEQAGDELRHELLDCVLTAFITPIEREGIVALSARLDDVTDYIEGVLHRLYYNNVRELTAGALEMVTLLVRACDEVRDTVAELPNFRKSKTMHDHIVAVNTVEGLADDVFVRIMRELHTSETDAVRLIATRETYQYLEYCVDACEHVGDEVMGIVMENS; from the coding sequence ATGGCGAGAAAGGCAGACAGCTTCTACTTCGACAACTTCAACGCCTGCGCCGAGAACAACTGCCGCGCGGCGCGGCTGCTTGAGCAGGTGATGCGCGAGTACGATCCTGACGGACTGCAGGCGCGCATCGACGAGATGCACGAGCTCGAGCAGGCAGGCGACGAGCTGCGCCACGAGCTGCTGGACTGCGTGCTCACGGCCTTCATCACGCCCATCGAGCGCGAGGGAATCGTGGCGCTCTCCGCCCGGCTCGATGACGTCACCGACTACATCGAGGGCGTGCTGCACCGGCTGTACTACAACAACGTTCGCGAGCTCACGGCGGGTGCGCTCGAGATGGTGACGCTTCTGGTGCGCGCGTGCGACGAGGTGCGAGACACCGTGGCCGAGCTGCCGAACTTTCGCAAGTCCAAGACGATGCACGACCACATCGTGGCCGTGAACACGGTGGAGGGCCTGGCCGATGACGTGTTCGTGCGCATCATGCGCGAACTGCACACGAGCGAGACGGACGCCGTTCGCCTCATCGCCACGCGCGAGACCTATCAGTACCTCGAGTATTGCGTCGACGCCTGCGAGCACGTGGGCGACGAGGTCATGGGCATCGTGATGGAGAACAGCTAG
- a CDS encoding restriction endonuclease — protein sequence MGAWMIRAGRGGAYAADWLARGVIGIGWDFGGADIAAMGREQIREAYASAHPSESKQRVAANVGQVYRFAHSMAQGSTVVMYDPAERLYHMGEVSGPCVAADEPDAVTYTRHVRWGRTAPRDALAPESRNSLGGIQTIFSVSDAVMADLESASGGRPAYEAATPEDGAASDEESLAATYDNGIELIKDRVGQLDWEDMERLVAGLLRAMGYCARVMPKGPDGGRDVVASPDALGLESPRIVAEVKHRKGAMGAPAVRSFIGGLRAGDRGLYVSTGGFTKEARYEADRANVPVRLLDLDAFVRHYVEVYDRADDDTRSILPLTRIWWPA from the coding sequence ATGGGCGCATGGATGATCCGCGCAGGGCGCGGCGGGGCGTACGCGGCAGACTGGCTCGCCCGCGGCGTCATAGGCATAGGCTGGGACTTCGGCGGCGCCGACATCGCCGCCATGGGCCGCGAGCAGATCCGGGAGGCCTACGCGTCGGCCCACCCCTCGGAGAGCAAGCAGAGGGTCGCGGCCAACGTCGGCCAGGTCTACCGCTTCGCCCACTCCATGGCGCAGGGCTCCACGGTCGTCATGTACGACCCGGCCGAGCGCCTCTACCACATGGGCGAGGTCTCGGGGCCATGCGTCGCCGCCGACGAGCCGGATGCCGTCACCTACACCCGCCACGTCAGGTGGGGCAGGACCGCCCCTCGCGACGCGCTCGCGCCCGAGTCGAGGAACTCCCTCGGGGGCATCCAGACCATCTTCTCCGTGTCCGACGCGGTCATGGCCGACCTAGAGTCCGCCTCGGGCGGGCGGCCCGCGTACGAGGCGGCGACGCCAGAGGACGGCGCCGCCAGCGACGAGGAGTCGCTCGCGGCCACCTACGACAACGGCATCGAGCTCATAAAGGACCGCGTGGGCCAGCTCGACTGGGAGGACATGGAGCGCCTGGTGGCGGGGCTCCTCAGAGCCATGGGGTACTGCGCCCGCGTCATGCCCAAGGGCCCCGACGGAGGCCGCGACGTCGTGGCGTCGCCCGACGCGCTGGGACTGGAGAGCCCGCGCATCGTGGCCGAGGTCAAGCACCGCAAGGGCGCCATGGGCGCGCCGGCGGTCCGCTCGTTCATAGGCGGGCTGCGCGCGGGCGACCGCGGGCTCTACGTCTCCACGGGAGGCTTCACCAAGGAGGCCCGCTACGAGGCCGACCGCGCCAACGTCCCAGTGCGTCTGCTCGACCTGGACGCGTTCGTGCGCCACTACGTCGAGGTCTACGACAGGGCAGACGACGACACCCGCTCGATCCTGCCGCTCACCCGCATCTGGTGGCCGGCGTAG
- a CDS encoding N-6 DNA methylase, with translation MARKAVKKDKELSLEQALWNCRVALRGVGSMEKNRDAVISLVFLKFAGDKFETRRQELLEQYGDIPVFLEKPSFYNAANVFYLPEEARWSYILDHAASNGIAVIIDTAMSEAERANPSLKGALPLGLFSTLGASATSIKTLIDAIAQISEKRFHEQDLIGRVYEYFLQTFAVGSSKEDGEFYTPACVVELIAELIEPYEGVVYDPCCGSGGMFVQSHKFVERHHGNSSAISVVGQESNPDTWRLCKMNLAIRGISNNLGERAVSTFTMDQHPDKKVDFIMANPPFNLKNWRGEDELTKDPRWTGYPVPPVSNANYAWILHMLSKLDVNHGVAGFLLANGALNADGDEGEIRQRILENDKVEAIIVLPRDMFYTTDISVTLWILNMNKGACEQGGRHLRDRRGEVLFVDLRTWDENIEKYTYDKGKNKKKTVLTTEQISRVKSIFEDWRCVDGGYEDVPELCKSVRVKSDDPEELTIESRGYSLAPSKYIEFVDHDLDINYEKEMGRIQDEMKQLLTTEKKSQAMLAAAFEGIGYGIE, from the coding sequence ATGGCTCGCAAAGCCGTCAAAAAGGACAAAGAATTATCTCTCGAACAAGCTCTGTGGAACTGCCGTGTCGCGCTTCGTGGCGTGGGCAGCATGGAGAAGAACAGGGACGCCGTAATCAGCCTCGTGTTTCTCAAGTTCGCTGGCGACAAGTTCGAGACCAGACGCCAGGAGCTCCTCGAGCAGTATGGGGACATCCCAGTGTTTCTCGAGAAGCCGTCATTCTACAATGCCGCAAATGTCTTCTACCTTCCGGAGGAGGCTCGCTGGTCCTACATCCTTGACCACGCCGCTTCAAATGGCATTGCCGTCATAATCGACACTGCGATGAGTGAGGCCGAGAGGGCAAACCCCTCGCTGAAGGGCGCCTTGCCCCTCGGCCTCTTCTCTACGCTGGGTGCCTCTGCGACGTCTATCAAAACTTTGATAGACGCTATCGCGCAAATCAGTGAGAAGCGTTTCCACGAGCAAGATCTTATCGGAAGGGTCTACGAGTACTTTCTCCAGACGTTCGCCGTTGGCAGTTCAAAGGAAGACGGTGAGTTCTACACGCCGGCCTGCGTGGTTGAGCTTATCGCTGAACTCATCGAGCCTTATGAGGGCGTAGTCTACGACCCGTGTTGTGGATCTGGCGGCATGTTCGTGCAATCGCACAAGTTCGTGGAGCGTCACCATGGCAACAGCAGTGCAATTTCGGTTGTTGGACAGGAGTCCAATCCCGATACATGGCGGCTGTGCAAGATGAACCTCGCGATTCGCGGTATATCGAACAACCTTGGGGAGAGGGCAGTCTCGACTTTTACGATGGACCAACATCCTGACAAGAAAGTCGACTTCATCATGGCAAACCCGCCGTTCAACCTCAAGAACTGGCGCGGGGAGGACGAACTCACTAAGGATCCACGCTGGACTGGCTATCCAGTGCCTCCTGTGTCCAATGCGAACTACGCATGGATATTGCACATGCTCTCGAAACTCGACGTAAACCATGGTGTCGCCGGATTTCTCCTCGCCAACGGAGCGCTCAACGCGGATGGCGACGAAGGAGAGATTAGGCAGAGAATCCTGGAGAACGACAAAGTCGAGGCCATCATCGTTCTACCGCGCGACATGTTCTACACGACTGATATCTCCGTGACCTTGTGGATTCTGAATATGAACAAGGGCGCTTGCGAGCAGGGTGGCCGTCATCTGCGCGACCGCCGTGGCGAGGTGTTGTTCGTTGATCTGCGCACGTGGGATGAGAACATCGAGAAGTATACGTACGATAAGGGCAAGAACAAAAAGAAGACGGTATTGACCACGGAGCAGATCTCCCGCGTCAAGTCCATTTTTGAAGACTGGCGCTGCGTCGACGGTGGCTATGAGGACGTTCCCGAGTTGTGCAAGTCCGTTCGCGTCAAAAGCGACGACCCCGAGGAACTCACCATCGAGAGTCGCGGGTACTCACTTGCGCCGAGCAAGTACATCGAATTTGTGGACCACGACTTGGACATCAATTACGAGAAGGAAATGGGACGTATCCAGGATGAGATGAAGCAATTGCTAACAACCGAGAAGAAGTCCCAGGCCATGCTTGCAGCTGCGTTTGAGGGTATCGGCTATGGGATTGAATAA
- a CDS encoding inorganic phosphate transporter: protein MDVSFAHFMAQVVSSPPLALTTLLTLGVIFVNGWTDAPNAIATCVTTRCMPVKPAIIMSAVLNFAGVLVMTHFNASVAATISNMVDFGTDTQTALIALCAALFSIVVYSVAASVFGIPTSESHSLIAGLTGAAIAIQGGMDGVNASEWVKVIYGLVMSLLLGFAIGWLTCKLVTLLFAGADRRRSDGFFRYAQIAAAAAMSFMHGAQDGQKFIGVLFLGVALCNGQPGVEGVVIPVWLMLLCSLTMGVGTSVGGEPIIKSVGMDMVKLEKYQGFAADLASSLCLLVMTELGIPVSTTHTKTSAIMGVGAVRRLSAINFGVVRDMMLTWVFTFPGCGLISFAMAKLFMFLF from the coding sequence ATGGACGTCTCGTTTGCGCACTTCATGGCCCAGGTGGTGTCGAGCCCGCCGCTTGCGCTCACCACGCTGCTCACGCTCGGCGTCATCTTCGTGAACGGCTGGACTGACGCCCCCAACGCCATCGCCACCTGCGTCACGACGCGCTGCATGCCCGTGAAGCCCGCGATCATCATGAGCGCGGTGCTCAACTTTGCCGGCGTGCTCGTCATGACGCACTTCAACGCAAGCGTGGCCGCCACCATCTCCAACATGGTGGACTTTGGCACGGACACGCAGACCGCGCTCATTGCGCTGTGCGCCGCGCTGTTCTCCATCGTGGTCTACAGCGTGGCGGCCTCGGTGTTCGGCATCCCCACGAGCGAGAGCCACAGCCTCATCGCGGGCCTCACGGGTGCGGCCATCGCCATCCAGGGCGGCATGGACGGCGTGAACGCCAGCGAGTGGGTGAAGGTCATATACGGGCTGGTCATGAGCCTGCTTCTGGGCTTTGCGATCGGCTGGCTCACGTGCAAGCTCGTGACGCTGCTCTTTGCCGGCGCGGACCGCAGACGTTCGGACGGCTTCTTTCGCTACGCCCAGATCGCGGCTGCGGCGGCCATGAGCTTCATGCACGGCGCGCAGGATGGCCAGAAGTTCATCGGCGTGCTGTTCCTGGGCGTGGCGCTGTGCAATGGTCAGCCGGGCGTGGAGGGCGTCGTGATTCCCGTGTGGCTCATGCTGCTGTGCAGCCTCACGATGGGCGTGGGCACCAGCGTGGGCGGCGAGCCCATCATCAAGAGCGTGGGCATGGACATGGTGAAGCTCGAGAAGTACCAGGGCTTTGCCGCAGACCTCGCAAGCTCGCTGTGCCTGCTCGTGATGACCGAGCTGGGCATCCCCGTGTCCACGACGCACACCAAGACGAGCGCCATCATGGGCGTGGGCGCGGTGCGCAGGCTCTCCGCCATCAACTTTGGCGTGGTGAGGGACATGATGCTCACGTGGGTGTTCACGTTCCCGGGCTGCGGCCTCATCAGCTTTGCCATGGCAAAGCTCTTCATGTTCCTGTTCTAG
- a CDS encoding DUF4357 domain-containing protein: MPRGIIYVMTTVVPGLVKIGKTGSSNFEQRMYNLERNGYFNVVGLKRRFAIEVEDYDEKEALLDEIFSKSCVPNSELFALDVDLVIQLLSSLEGRQVYPEQESKEDSFDQATEERRVKDDWSRIPDGTYHMEKKTKEGTARATMVARGGDFTVKAGAECLPSKEGVWLPEPRKTARISGNILQEDVTCRAPSTASWVVLGRANNGWKTWRAEDGSFIDKYRQKGEK, translated from the coding sequence GTGCCCAGGGGAATCATCTACGTCATGACGACGGTCGTGCCGGGGCTCGTGAAAATCGGCAAGACGGGCAGCTCGAACTTCGAGCAGCGCATGTACAACCTTGAGAGGAACGGCTACTTCAACGTAGTCGGCCTCAAGAGGCGCTTCGCCATCGAGGTAGAGGACTACGACGAGAAGGAGGCCCTGCTCGACGAGATTTTCTCCAAGTCGTGCGTGCCCAACTCCGAGCTCTTCGCCCTCGACGTTGACCTCGTGATCCAGCTGCTCTCCTCGCTCGAGGGCAGGCAGGTCTACCCCGAGCAGGAGTCCAAGGAGGACTCGTTCGACCAGGCCACCGAGGAGCGCCGCGTGAAGGACGACTGGTCGCGCATCCCCGACGGCACCTATCACATGGAGAAGAAGACCAAGGAGGGGACCGCCAGGGCGACGATGGTCGCCAGGGGCGGGGACTTCACCGTGAAGGCGGGGGCCGAGTGCCTCCCCTCGAAGGAGGGGGTGTGGCTTCCCGAGCCGAGGAAGACCGCGAGGATCTCCGGCAACATTCTCCAGGAGGACGTCACGTGCAGGGCCCCGTCCACGGCCTCCTGGGTCGTGCTCGGCCGCGCCAACAACGGTTGGAAGACATGGAGAGCCGAAGACGGCTCCTTCATCGACAAGTACCGTCAGAAGGGCGAGAAATAG
- a CDS encoding DUF3800 domain-containing protein → MAELSVFIDESGNSGPDSKYYLLTLVFHDQSRKLAPLISTYIETLANRGLSDIPFHLNPLMRGGEAYANLSVDTRKKLLTSFSTFANKAPYSYRTFSYEKRQLGDDEKLFARMKKDLVNFLFDNLAFFQSYDQIKIYYDNGQGNVTRVLHSGFEYALGKQVITYRNGEPSDYKLQQVADLVCGIELAALKYDNNEQASAERIFFGSWRDFNKGFLKKQRKHTFF, encoded by the coding sequence GTGGCCGAGCTGTCCGTCTTTATAGATGAGTCCGGAAACAGTGGGCCAGACTCGAAGTATTACCTGCTTACCCTCGTGTTCCACGACCAGAGCAGGAAGCTCGCGCCGCTTATCTCCACCTATATAGAGACGCTTGCCAATAGAGGACTGAGCGACATACCCTTTCACCTTAACCCTCTTATGCGTGGTGGAGAGGCCTACGCCAATCTGTCAGTAGATACTCGCAAGAAGCTCCTGACCAGCTTCAGCACATTCGCGAACAAAGCTCCCTACAGCTACCGAACCTTCTCCTACGAGAAGAGGCAGCTTGGCGACGACGAAAAGCTATTCGCTCGGATGAAGAAGGACTTAGTGAACTTCTTGTTCGACAATCTCGCCTTCTTCCAGTCTTATGACCAGATAAAAATCTACTACGACAACGGTCAGGGCAACGTAACTCGCGTTCTTCATTCGGGTTTTGAGTATGCGCTTGGCAAACAGGTCATCACGTATCGTAACGGCGAGCCCAGCGATTACAAGCTCCAGCAAGTTGCCGACCTCGTCTGTGGAATCGAACTTGCTGCACTCAAATACGACAACAACGAGCAGGCGAGCGCCGAAAGAATCTTCTTTGGATCTTGGCGAGACTTCAACAAGGGATTCCTTAAGAAGCAGCGGAAGCACACGTTTTTCTGA